In Delphinus delphis chromosome X, mDelDel1.2, whole genome shotgun sequence, the DNA window GCCCCTAGGCTGAAATTATGCCAAAAGATGACTCTGATCTGTGCACCCTGGAAGCCAGATGGGGGAACCAGTGAGATTACTGAGTGAAACAGATTTTGTGGATTTCCAGAAAAAAAGTGTTCAATTATTTAACTTTCAGAAAAAGGCTGCCTCATTTGAGGAATCTGTCCCTCTTTGCTGAAGTGATTCTCTGATAGTAAATCACTGTCTGTCGCTCAAATAGTGTGCTTTGCTTGGAATGCTATCTAACATGAAGGAAGGTAGGACCATGGAGACATCATTCAGAAAAgacaggtgtccagaaagcttgCAGTATTTTTATTGCAAGGTGGGTTTTTTTCAGGGTTTTATCAAAActtattcctgggcttccctggtggcacagtggttgagagtccgcctgccgatgcaggggacacgggttcgtgccccggtccgggaagatcccacatgccgctgagcggctgcgcccgtgagccatggccgctgagcctgcgcgtccggagcctgtgctccgcaacgggagaggccacagcagtgaggggcccgcataccgcaaaaaaaaaaaaaaaaaaaaaaaaaaaaaaacttattcctGATAATATCTCAGCAAAATAGTACAAATTGAATGGCTTCCTTAGTGCCACTTTCACATGTAGCTCACTTCGCATTTTCCTCATAATCTTTTACTCCAAGTGGACCCACTGCTGCTCTATAGATTACTTAGAGATTAAAATCTGCTGTTCATTTCACTTTACTTATAAACGGATATTTTAAATAGCTGTTTAttgaatacatacacatattacaAAACTTGAAAGAaggttttatgggtttttttgtttgttttcaaaaacaGTCTATTGTGTCAGGAACCCTTCTTTTGTACGGGCAAGTCCAAAGAAAACATGGCCACGTACATGGCAGGAAACCACGTTGCCGGGTTCAAAGTCTCCTGGCCTGCTCTCTCATGTCTGCTTGTAGAATTACTGTAAATTCCTTGTTTCTATATTGATTTGTGTGAAATGTTACTGTAAGGCAAGGATGGGGTgatgagggaattttttttttctttgtaagtcaAGGTCCaatgatctgaaaaaaaaaatcaatttggtttatttaaaagtaaaaggtaGTCTTTCTTTGTAGCATCTCTTTAGAAATCTAGGCGGCCAGCATTGTAACAGTATAACACAGATTTCAGCCTGGGGCAATTGAAAATTATAGTACATGGTAACTGGATAATCTATGAAAATTAAGTACAGGGATCggatgtttattttctcatttaatccggAAGGGAACAAAGCTCCATGTGACAGTTTTATGCTTGTCTTTTCAATCTTTGGCTCCTGTATTTTTCCAATACATTACACTTAGGTGGCTGGTTCTAATTTTTCCATTACCTTATTACAAAGAGAGCTAATCATTGATCAGTAGCACTTGCACTTAGGGCCTTTCCTAAAGCATCACGTGAAATGTTATAGTTTTAGTTTCCAATGATAATAGTTTCTGCTATTAAAATAGAACACCAGTCATAACAAGCTCTAACAAAGTATGTCCTGAACTCCTGAAGGATAATACCGTATGGTTCTCCATGAAATTCATAGCTATAAATATTgagcttttgtttatttacttctcTTGTAGGAACATTTCACACCTGAGTGCAAATTCAAAGAATCGGTGTTTGAAAATTATTACGTGacatattcatcaatgatatacCGTCAGCAGCAGTCAGGCCGAGGGTGGTATCTGGGTCTGAACAAAGAAGGAGAGATCATGAAAGGAAACCATGTGAAGAAGAACAAGCCTGCAGCTCACTTTCTGCCCAAACCACTGAAAGGTAAACTTGATATTATACCAGCTATGGATTCAATGAGTATCGGTATTGAAATCAATCCTTTTTCACGCTTTCGAAAGTGGAATGTAATTCTTCCATACTAAGGCATTTATACAAAACTTCAGTaacattttacacttaaaaaaaacactaaagcATTGACAATAGCATCTAATCTCCTGATTTTAACTTTTCCATAGTATATCTGCACGTGGTAACACCTTGCTTATGTGGAAATAGCTTAATTGCTAGCTCAGGACAGCCAAGAACCCCAAATTATGCCCAAATGATCCCTGGACAGGAACACAGGTGCCAAAGTGTGTGCATAACACTTATCAGAAAGCTCCTTGGGCCTGTCTCTCTAAGGGCCCAACAGTATTGGCCCaacaattttcattcattcatagttttgttttttggtcattACTAGCAGCTTAGTAGCAAATGAGAAAGGGTGAGGGATAGGAATGGGCTGCAGGAAGTAGGGATGTTAGAAGGAGATGTGGTGGAGAAGCGGTAGGAAATCCAGGCAGAGAAGAGCGGTTTACAGGAGGGGCAGACATCCAGTCAAATCAACACAGCGCCCTTTGACAGCACATTTTCTGCAGCCAGATTACTTGGGTCCGAAGCCCAGCTTCCGCCTTTAGTAAGCAGGTAGTCTTGGGCAGATTATTGAGCTCAAGTTCCTTctgtaaaatatggataaaaaCACCTGCCTCGTGGGATTTGcatgtggattaaatgagatgacacaCGTGAAGCACTTACAACAGTATCTGGCACGTTCTAAGTGCCCCATAAGCGTAAGCCAGGGCTGTTGTTTACAGCACAAcaataatatttaccatttattgCATTAAGAACCGTGCTAATACTTAGAGTCTGGGAGAGTTTCATTTTAAAGTCTGAGAGAAATGAgtgtttgaaaatgtttaaacttctaagagctttattaaatgcatttttcattAATCCTCTCGTATATCTAAAACCATCAGTGATAGAGATGAGGCATTAGAATTCTCTACACGCTTCCGTACCAAGACTGGATTTTGCTTCATCTGGTCCAGTCCGCTCTCTACTGAGTCCTTGAAAGCGGCATTTTTCAGGTTTGGCCTCCAGCCTGGAAGCCTAGTGGGCAGAAGGGAAGTTGAGGGCCAGTGCGGTGGCCTCTGATGCCGTGTCTCTGTGCTTTGCAGTGGCCATGTACAAGGAGCCGTCTCTGCACGACCTCACGGAGTTCTCCCGATCTGGAAGCGGGACCCCAACCAAGAGCAGAAGTGTCTCCGGCGTACTGAATGGAGGCAAATCCATGAGCCACAATGAATCAACGTAGCCAGTGAGGGCAAAACAAGGGCTCTGTAACAGAACCTTACCTCCAGGTGCTGTTAATTCTAGCAGTCCTTCACCCAAAAGTTCAGATTTGTCCATGATGTTTACCAAACAAACAAGGCAGACTTCACTACTCTAATCTGCCGTCAAACCTTCTTCTCATCCATACAAACGCCCCATAATTTAGAACGAGCTTGTGCGAAAAAAGAGTGCCAAGCATGATCAGTGAATTAAATCCGGGAGAAGGACTGCCCAATTTTCTCATGATCTCACCTATGCTTTGGGGAAGACAAACCAAAAACATTTCACAGCACTAATGCTGATTAAAAAAATTGCTCTCCAaccaagaaaattgaaaagacCACCATTGTtcttcaaaagcaaacaaaacaaaacagaacaaaattaaCTGCTTCAATGTTTTGTAGGGGCAAACAAAATTCTGTGAACCGTGTTGTTTTCTATCTATGCTTGATTCGTATGTATTCTTTCCTTTGGCATAGCGCAACTTTATGATTTCTGGAATTCAATGGTTCTATTGACTCTGTGTCACTTAATCCAACTCAACCAAATTCAGGGTTGAAGCTGAATTGGCATCTCAGGCTCAAGGTAACAGTGTTCTTGTGAttttaccaaattttttttttcctttacactcGTAGTATTCTGATCGAGTTCTTGTGCTGTACTTTGTGCGTAGAAATTTGTGTTGTGTTGTCAACCCCAGTCAGTAacgattacttaaaaaaaaagttatcctcAAGTATAGATTTCTCTTAATTCCATTTGTGTTATCATGTTAAACTACTATTGTGGCTTCTTGTGTAAAGACAGGAACTGTGGAACTGTGATGTTGTCTTTCGTGttgttaaaataagaaatgtcTTATCTGTGTATGTATAAGTCCTGTCATTGTATTTGGCGCGTGAATATTGTGTACAAGGAAATGTTAAAAGACTGGTTACCCCTAAACAACATATACTTATACCTGCTTCTGGAAAAGTGTTTAAGACTTAGCTAGGTTTCCATTTAGATCTTCATATCTGTTGCATGGAAGAAAGTTGGAATCTTGGCATAGAGTTGCATGATATGTAAGATTTTGTGCATTAATAATTGTTAAAATCTGTGTTCCAAAAGTGGACATAGCATGTACAGGCAGTTTTCTGTCCTGTgcacaaaaaagtttaaaaaaagttgttTAATATTTGTTGTTGTATACCCAGATACGCACCGAATAAACTCTTTCTATTCATTCAAAGAAAAATCCTCCAACGTGTATTTATCGAGCGTCCACTATGTGCCGTGAACTGTGGTAGAAACTGGAGTTACACACTGAATTATGTACATCAGGTCACTGCCCTCAGATAATCCACAGTCTAGAGATTTATATTAACACGAACACTCTTGGAAGTGTAGTTATTGTACTAGTTGTTGTACTTGAACTTCAGATTGGAACAGAAGAATTCTCATTCCCATTCAGTGATGCATTGTACAAAAGACACCTATGTTCTAGTCCCCTCCCTGCCGTTCACTCTGTCATTTCCCCTCTCTGTTTCTCATTTCTCTCAGTAGAGGGAAGGAACGGGACTAAATATCTCAAGTCCTTTCCACCTCCGAGAActgaaggaaaacataaacattttctcttttcactaaaatttcagaacatatattaaaattgaaaGATTTTTATAGTGAACGTCGGTAAACCTACACCTGTGTTCCACCATTAACATATTACTATACTATACATCTATCCGTCCATCAATTTATCAATCCATCTTATGTTtgacatatttcaaaataaattgcagaCATATGTACACTTCCTCCTAATTCCTTATGTATATCTGTAACTAGAGTTCAATGTTCGTTGcagttttttctcttatttttaatcttttggccgcaccgcgcagCATGGGGAATCttactccctgaccagggatcgaacccgcgccccctgcattggaagtgcagagtcttaaccactagaccaccagggaagtgcctgcagttttttctcttaatataaaACTTACAATGAAGTGCACGTATCTTTAGTGTATGTTTGTTGAGTTGACAAAGGCATACATTTGTGTAACCATAAACATTTTCAATGTTGATGACTTTTCACTAGCTCCCCAAAGCTGCCATTGCCTGGTTATGATGCTTTCAGAGTAGTCGATGTAGGTAAGTAAGAGTGGAGGAACAGGTGAAACATAATTGACTGGCACTTTTCAGGGCATCCATCAGATAAAGTTACCCGGGCCCCAAGCAGCACGCTTTTGCACAGAGGGGAGGCTGCCCATTCCTAAGATGTCTGGGCCAGGTTCAGCAGGATCTagtccagcccagctcagctcagtcACCTTGTGATCCCGTCTTAAGCCTTCATCCTGCCAGAGCTCTAAGGTCCAGCTTGCATGAAAGAGCCTGCCTGCCCAGCTTGGACAGGAGCCTGGGTACCATATACCATAAGTAGACTTGCTCAACCCTGCGCCCTATTCAGTCTCACTTATTTTCAGTCCGTAGAGAAAAGTAGTGCATtgtctcactcttttttttttttttttgcggtacatgggcctctcactattgtagcctctcccgttgcggagcacaggctccggacgtgcaggctcagcggccatggctcacgggcccagccgctctgcggcatgtgggatcttcccggaccggggcacgaacccgtgtcccctagcttcggcaggcggactctcaaccactgcgccaccaggggagccctattgTCTCACTCTTGCTCCAAGGGCTTTAAGGTTTGGTTATTGATTAGTTTACTTGTGGCTCTTGCTTTTTCATTGTTCAGGAATAGCATAGGTCTGCTAGTCATAAACAAGTCAGAACCTTGGTGTCTTGGGGAGGCCTGGCATAAAAAGAAGGGGCTAAAATGCCCAGGAATAATCCTTTAGTCACAACATTCTCAACGAGCTGCCGCAAGTTGTTTTTAACAGAAGGTGGtgtttaaataaatcaatgattAAATCGTCCTCCAAAATACCTCCCTACAAACAGTGATACTTTCACACATcttcattacacacacacacacacacacacacacacacacacacacacacacacacacacacacacacacttcagtaTCATTTCTCATGGTTGAAAATATTAGTCCTGCCACATGTTTgatgaaatatttttggaaaaacacCACAAGGACTCTTGGCTCTCAGACCTTTGTCCACATCAGaaacacctggagggcttgtaaGACACAGATTGGTGGACTCCACCTCCGgcgtttctgattcagtaggtctggggtgggctcAAGTGTTGGGATGTTTacgtttccaggtgatgctgaggccTCTGGTCCTGGGgaaccacacttggagaaccactggcCCGCACACTCTCTTTCAGGATTGAAAATGAGCATTAGCACATTGAATTCTAGAAAGTCTTCTGTTAAGGAAGCCTGCTTAACTTTGGGAGCTGCTGGGATGAACAAACTTATTTGGCCATGAAGCCATAGTTTCACAGAGCACATACTAACCCTGCCAGAGAACGGTGGTCCTCAGGCCTTTGGCAGTGCCAGAACCATCTGTGGTTTTAGGCCAGGCCTGGGAACATGCTGGATTGGGCTCCCACCACAGTCTGAGCCCACTGCTCTGTGGCGCCCAGTCAGTCTCACGTCGTCACACTCTCTGTGAGTGTATATCCAATCCTTGCGTTGTATTGAGCCTAGGAGACTAATAAGGAAAACAACAACCACTGCAGTGACTTTCTTCAAACTACTTGcagttgtttaaaagaaaaacaaatgccagcATTTTCCTCCAGGACTTGCGCTTGTACCTGGAGAGAACACGTACTCATTGCCATGGAATCCTTAAAGGATTGAGGGGAGAAGTGACCTGTAGCCCTTGCCCTCACCTCCCTCCGCAGCACACCGTCCCAGTCCTAAGCCAGTCAATTTCACCGAAGAACTTTTCAAAGGAGCCAGCTACATGTTGCCGAATTTTCCAAGCACCCATTGTCCAAGTGAACACATGGGGGAAAGTGAATATCCAGTAGGACCACCTTTTCATCTGCACCGTCTGATTATAGCCAGTCTGCATAGAAGGGGTGGTGGAATCAGGGCTGAGAACCGTTTTGAATAAATGTCGTCCACATGGGCCTTAGAAGCCTCATTTAGCTGAGGCGTGTCACTCACGGGTTAAACTGAAATGTGCCTTCACTGGCACGACTGTATTCCTACGAACAGTCTTTTCAAGGCAATCTAGGCTTTTCCTatcatgcttctcaaacttcttcCAACCTCTGGTCAAAGCCATTTCCACATTTTAGGTCTTGGTTATAGCAGCATCGCACTACAGTACCAAAATCTCTACAGGGATATGACAGAGGCATGATGGATGACCATTTCCAATGGAAACCCAAGTGgaatggagaacggtatggaggttccttaaaaaactacaaatagaactaccatacgacccagcaatcccactactgggcatataccctg includes these proteins:
- the FGF13 gene encoding fibroblast growth factor 13 isoform X3, producing MSGKVTKPKEEKDASKEPQLKGIVTKLYSRQGYHLQLQADGTIDGTKDEDSTYTLFNLIPVGLRVVAIQGVQTKLYLAMNSEGYLYTSEHFTPECKFKESVFENYYVTYSSMIYRQQQSGRGWYLGLNKEGEIMKGNHVKKNKPAAHFLPKPLKVAMYKEPSLHDLTEFSRSGSGTPTKSRSVSGVLNGGKSMSHNEST